In Paenibacillus sp. 1781tsa1, one DNA window encodes the following:
- a CDS encoding amidohydrolase family protein translates to MKLVIDNVLLPTGTHTLVIEEGKITQVVAESTDQDQIIQARHSDADSWNAAGLVYLPTLADMHCHLDKHHIGERWIPLEPFQTLESHLAYEKKLLGGLTQTVGERAKVLAEQMIDYGTTRIRTHVDVDPEVGLRNLEAILRVREELCDYMDIEIVAFPQQGLIRSSSEQIVREALALGADLVGGVDPAGLDGDMERSLQMMFDIATAAGKGIDLHLHDGGETGLATLRRFAELTREAGLQHRTAVSHAYCLGEQTESDVQPTLDVLKHAGVTLVSSVPIDRPMPRGSQVLDTDVNFMLGSDNIRDAWSPFGNGDMLQRASRMAERENWVSDDRLLGTYAWVSNGKLTPSVGDPADFMLVRALNAQHALASVPARAAVFKKGRRIR, encoded by the coding sequence ATGAAATTAGTTATCGATAATGTACTTTTGCCTACGGGAACACACACATTGGTTATTGAAGAGGGGAAGATTACACAGGTCGTGGCAGAATCCACGGATCAGGACCAAATCATACAGGCTCGCCACAGCGATGCCGATTCATGGAACGCTGCCGGGCTTGTGTACCTTCCCACACTTGCAGATATGCATTGTCATCTGGATAAACATCATATCGGTGAACGCTGGATTCCCCTGGAGCCGTTCCAGACACTGGAATCACATCTTGCTTATGAGAAAAAACTGCTGGGTGGATTGACTCAAACGGTGGGAGAACGGGCGAAAGTTCTTGCGGAACAAATGATTGATTATGGTACAACGCGCATTCGTACACATGTTGATGTGGATCCTGAGGTTGGTCTCCGAAATCTGGAGGCCATACTACGCGTACGAGAAGAGCTTTGTGATTACATGGACATTGAGATTGTAGCATTTCCACAGCAAGGGCTCATTCGTTCATCATCTGAACAGATCGTGAGGGAGGCTCTGGCACTGGGTGCCGATCTGGTTGGTGGTGTTGACCCGGCAGGTCTCGATGGGGATATGGAACGCAGTTTACAGATGATGTTTGATATCGCTACAGCTGCAGGTAAGGGGATCGATCTTCATCTTCATGATGGAGGTGAAACCGGTTTAGCTACCCTACGGCGATTTGCTGAATTGACAAGAGAGGCAGGACTACAGCATCGAACAGCGGTTAGCCATGCCTATTGCTTGGGGGAGCAAACGGAATCCGACGTACAGCCAACCCTTGATGTGTTAAAACATGCCGGAGTAACACTCGTATCTAGTGTACCTATTGATCGTCCGATGCCGAGAGGAAGCCAAGTTCTCGATACAGATGTTAACTTTATGCTTGGCTCCGATAACATCCGTGATGCCTGGTCACCATTTGGCAACGGGGATATGTTACAGCGAGCTTCCCGAATGGCTGAACGTGAAAATTGGGTCAGTGATGACAGGTTGCTGGGCACGTATGCTTGGGTGAGTAATGGCAAGTTAACGCCAAGCGTCGGTGATCCGGCTGACTTCATGTTAGTTCGGGCATTGAACGCCCAGCACGCCCTAGCTTCTGTACCCGCGCGCGCCGCAGTATTCAAAAAGGGTAGACGTATTCGTTAA
- a CDS encoding amidohydrolase family protein, with amino-acid sequence MIRQLIQNCRIPGSYGLHNIELYGTTIEQILPSSDGGGSSISDMTSMIHGELEENHGRYGFIFDAKGGLVLPGLIEPHIHLEKALLLDRMPGDASSLQEAISMTAALKAGFTEFDMIQRSVEVIQKLSSYGVTRLRCHVEVDPMLGLRAMNSALTVKEKMEHMMGIQIVVFPQEGIIRAPGTADLMEEAVRMGADVIGGITYVDPELDDHLNFVFELASRHNRPLDFHADFSLNPEDEAILHIANKTLDYGFQGRVSAGHVTSLAAMPWEKVKLYARKIAEADLHVMTLPATDLYLNGRADNDNTRRGITPVSLLRDEGVNVIYGANNIQNAFTPFGNGNPLDIAWLLAHTAYMGSEADADTLVEMATLSAARALGIDNYGLRAGAQADLVIFPVQSRRELIIERPRPVGVWKKGRLLTTKVEDGECHEISYR; translated from the coding sequence TTCCCGGGAGTTATGGACTTCATAATATAGAATTGTATGGTACAACCATTGAACAGATCCTGCCGTCTTCGGACGGTGGGGGTTCATCCATAAGTGACATGACAAGTATGATCCATGGAGAACTTGAAGAAAATCATGGGCGGTATGGATTTATATTTGATGCCAAGGGTGGTCTCGTACTGCCAGGATTAATTGAACCACACATCCATCTGGAAAAGGCGCTTTTGCTTGATCGCATGCCTGGTGATGCTTCCTCATTGCAAGAAGCGATCTCGATGACAGCTGCGCTTAAGGCGGGGTTCACGGAGTTCGATATGATCCAAAGATCCGTAGAAGTCATCCAAAAACTGTCCAGTTACGGTGTAACCAGACTTCGTTGTCATGTTGAAGTGGACCCCATGCTGGGACTACGGGCTATGAATAGTGCGTTGACTGTAAAAGAAAAAATGGAGCATATGATGGGGATCCAGATTGTGGTCTTTCCGCAAGAAGGGATCATTAGGGCTCCAGGTACCGCAGACCTTATGGAAGAGGCAGTACGGATGGGAGCCGACGTAATTGGTGGAATTACTTATGTTGATCCTGAACTGGATGATCATCTGAACTTTGTTTTTGAACTGGCTTCGCGGCACAATCGCCCCCTTGATTTTCATGCTGATTTCTCATTAAATCCTGAAGATGAAGCTATACTTCACATTGCGAATAAGACCTTGGATTATGGGTTCCAGGGCAGAGTTTCGGCTGGCCATGTCACTTCGCTTGCGGCTATGCCATGGGAAAAGGTGAAGTTATACGCCAGAAAGATTGCAGAAGCGGATCTCCATGTCATGACTCTTCCTGCAACAGATCTATACTTGAATGGCCGAGCGGATAACGATAACACTCGCAGAGGCATAACGCCGGTTAGTTTGTTGCGGGACGAAGGGGTGAACGTAATCTACGGCGCCAACAATATTCAAAATGCCTTTACACCTTTTGGTAATGGCAATCCGCTCGATATTGCTTGGTTGCTTGCCCATACGGCCTACATGGGGAGTGAAGCGGATGCCGATACATTGGTGGAGATGGCAACACTTAGTGCAGCACGGGCACTGGGAATAGACAATTACGGTCTTCGAGCTGGAGCACAGGCCGATCTGGTCATATTTCCAGTGCAGTCCAGGCGTGAACTGATTATTGAACGACCGCGGCCTGTTGGAGTATGGAAGAAGGGTCGCCTTCTGACTACGAAAGTGGAGGATGGAGAATGTCATGAAATTAGTTATCGATAA
- a CDS encoding putative PEP-binding protein: MTKRVVLLEEGTAEMKGLMGSRGAGLAVLLQAGWPVPAGFIVTREGCRAFGTRLGHLSTEEIQEIGSAVRHLEEQTGKYFGDSLSPLLLAVRSSEVSSRDMESLALLHVGLNDVTVEGLARQTNDRQYALNCYRIYLQDYGQLVHGISYSLFEEKLGDFLILDEAKLEFAIAEYKQLIEDIGLHPFPQDVQLQLKEAIRAVTHTQRSPRLNSQQEHFLQSTPRSGDYQGAPALIQVMVNGEQGERSGSGTVYSRHPGTGERGMTGEYTAAAVSPSQDQGLGPLRRVEPELYGLLLEACSYLENCMGEVQKIQFIIDSGELYFLHVSPACLSAKAALRSTIDFVHEGMITRADALLRIEPWHVTEMLNGFSSGTPELQLLLEWSDDIKELMILSNVDHPQDAITARILGAEGIGLCRTEHMLLSPARLPFVQKMILADSESERRRGLERLLPMQQSDFEQLFEAMDGFPVTIRLLDSPLHELLPDLGMLEKRREWLLAEEPQEQGDGQIELEQLERVIRRVSELHEHNPTLEQQACRLSMVFPEIMDMQLEAIFRAAVKGIRQGWWVRPEIMIPQIGHVHELQVMRDLVDHVADQVLGEEKRHCLYRVGAMIAAPRTALTATHIARQADFFTFGTDELTEMTFGYSRQEAEKRFLQRDTDSRIVTNNPFDVLDIEGVGQLIEMAVVQGRIRKPHLKTGICGENVADLESITFCHRIGMDYVSCLPEQIPYARIAAAQAAIKGQREVANTQNADISTIA; encoded by the coding sequence ATGACGAAACGGGTAGTTCTATTGGAAGAAGGTACGGCAGAGATGAAAGGGCTGATGGGTAGTAGAGGGGCTGGACTTGCAGTGTTGCTTCAGGCAGGTTGGCCCGTTCCGGCCGGGTTCATTGTAACAAGGGAAGGCTGTCGCGCGTTCGGTACCCGTCTTGGACATCTTTCCACAGAAGAAATTCAAGAGATTGGCAGCGCAGTTCGGCATTTGGAGGAACAAACAGGGAAATACTTCGGCGATTCTTTATCCCCGCTGCTGCTTGCCGTGAGGTCAAGTGAAGTAAGTTCCCGTGATATGGAATCCCTGGCTTTGCTTCATGTGGGACTGAATGATGTGACGGTTGAGGGGCTCGCCAGGCAAACCAATGATCGACAGTATGCACTTAATTGTTATCGAATTTATTTGCAGGATTATGGTCAGCTAGTACATGGCATCTCGTATTCCCTATTTGAAGAGAAATTGGGTGACTTCTTGATCCTCGATGAAGCGAAGCTGGAATTCGCCATTGCAGAATATAAGCAATTAATAGAAGATATAGGGCTTCATCCATTCCCTCAAGATGTTCAATTACAATTAAAAGAAGCGATTCGTGCGGTTACTCATACACAACGTTCACCTCGGCTCAACTCCCAACAAGAACACTTTCTACAATCCACTCCACGCTCAGGGGATTATCAAGGGGCTCCGGCTCTTATTCAGGTGATGGTCAATGGTGAGCAAGGTGAACGTAGCGGCAGCGGCACGGTATATTCCCGTCATCCGGGTACGGGGGAAAGAGGCATGACAGGCGAGTACACTGCAGCTGCTGTTTCCCCATCACAGGATCAAGGATTGGGTCCGTTGCGGAGAGTAGAACCTGAATTATATGGGCTCCTGTTGGAAGCCTGCAGCTATCTGGAGAATTGTATGGGAGAAGTTCAAAAAATCCAATTCATTATTGATTCAGGCGAACTGTATTTTCTGCATGTCAGTCCAGCGTGCTTAAGTGCTAAGGCGGCTTTGCGGAGTACTATTGATTTTGTGCATGAAGGGATGATCACCAGAGCGGATGCCCTATTGCGTATTGAGCCATGGCATGTGACGGAAATGTTGAATGGGTTCTCAAGTGGCACACCGGAGCTGCAACTTCTGCTCGAATGGTCGGATGACATAAAGGAACTGATGATACTCTCCAATGTAGATCATCCGCAAGACGCAATTACAGCACGGATACTGGGGGCTGAGGGAATCGGATTATGCAGGACGGAACACATGCTGTTGTCACCTGCGCGGCTACCTTTTGTACAGAAAATGATTCTGGCTGATAGTGAATCCGAGCGCAGGAGAGGGTTGGAGCGTCTGTTACCGATGCAACAGTCTGACTTTGAACAGCTGTTCGAAGCGATGGATGGATTCCCGGTAACGATACGTTTGCTCGATTCGCCGTTGCATGAACTGCTACCGGATCTGGGAATGTTGGAGAAACGACGTGAATGGTTACTAGCAGAGGAGCCGCAGGAACAAGGAGACGGTCAGATTGAACTGGAGCAACTGGAGCGCGTCATTCGCAGAGTCAGTGAATTGCACGAACACAATCCTACACTTGAGCAACAGGCTTGTCGGCTGAGTATGGTGTTCCCGGAAATTATGGATATGCAGCTTGAAGCAATATTCCGTGCAGCAGTGAAAGGCATCCGTCAAGGCTGGTGGGTACGCCCCGAGATTATGATCCCGCAGATCGGTCATGTGCATGAACTTCAAGTGATGAGAGATCTGGTGGATCATGTGGCTGACCAAGTGCTTGGTGAGGAGAAGCGGCATTGTCTGTATAGAGTTGGGGCGATGATCGCAGCTCCGAGAACGGCGCTGACGGCGACTCACATTGCTCGCCAGGCAGACTTTTTCACATTTGGCACGGATGAGCTGACAGAGATGACGTTTGGATATAGTCGCCAAGAAGCCGAGAAGCGATTCCTTCAACGTGATACGGATTCTCGTATAGTAACGAATAATCCTTTTGATGTGCTCGATATTGAAGGAGTCGGACAACTGATCGAGATGGCGGTAGTCCAAGGTCGAATTCGAAAACCTCATCTGAAAACAGGGATCTGCGGAGAGAATGTGGCTGATCTGGAGTCGATTACGTTCTGCCACCGTATTGGTATGGATTACGTTAGCTGCTTGCCTGAACAGATCCCTTATGCCCGAATTGCAGCTGCACAAGCAGCCATTAAGGGACAGAGAGAGGTCGCGAACACACAGAATGCAGATATATCCACCATTGCGTAA